One genomic region from Vibrio cyclitrophicus encodes:
- the fliH gene encoding flagellar assembly protein FliH, translated as MSGDRKRGFLRPEEDNTVAQPQKWGLPDYTSDVNKQAKETAFNYDPGWMPTVEEAIEDEELVLTEEQIELIKQGAYQEGLHQGQEAGFKQGYEKGKEEGFAAGHEEGNEAGKLEGVTAGQEYIQQQVAIFMGLANQFAQPLELMNAQVEKQLVDMVLIMVKEVVHVEVQTNPQIILDTVKESVESLPISGHAITLKLNPEDVAIIRSAYGETELDCRNWTLVAEPALNRGDVQIEAGESSVNYRMEERVKNVIQSFCGVNRHQGHE; from the coding sequence ATGTCAGGTGATAGAAAACGCGGCTTCCTTCGCCCCGAAGAAGATAATACGGTAGCCCAACCTCAAAAATGGGGATTGCCTGACTACACCTCTGATGTGAATAAACAAGCCAAAGAAACCGCCTTTAACTATGACCCTGGTTGGATGCCGACGGTCGAAGAAGCCATTGAAGATGAAGAACTGGTTCTGACTGAAGAGCAAATTGAATTGATCAAGCAAGGTGCTTATCAAGAAGGGCTTCATCAAGGACAAGAGGCTGGTTTTAAGCAAGGTTACGAAAAGGGTAAAGAAGAAGGATTTGCCGCAGGACACGAAGAAGGCAACGAAGCCGGTAAACTCGAAGGTGTCACTGCCGGTCAGGAATACATTCAGCAGCAAGTAGCCATCTTTATGGGACTCGCGAACCAATTTGCTCAACCATTAGAGTTAATGAACGCTCAAGTAGAGAAGCAACTGGTGGACATGGTGCTTATTATGGTTAAAGAAGTGGTTCATGTTGAAGTACAAACCAACCCACAAATCATATTAGATACCGTGAAAGAATCAGTAGAATCACTACCAATCTCGGGTCATGCGATCACCTTGAAGCTTAACCCTGAAGACGTCGCGATTATTCGCTCTGCTTATGGTGAGACAGAATTGGATTGCCGTAATTGGACGTTAGTAGCGGAGCCTGCACTTAACCGTGGTGATGTTCAAATCGAAGCAGGTGAGTCGAGTGTTAACTACCGCATGGAAGAACGTGTGAAGAACGTGATTCAAAGCTTCTGCGGTGTAAATCGTCATCAAGGGCATGAGTAA
- the fliF gene encoding flagellar basal-body MS-ring/collar protein FliF: MADNSQTTDLTVSDSNDHALMASSDLDGEGQNPDLGERSSSKFDMAVGDLDLLRQVVLVLSISICVALIVMLFFWVKEPEMRPLGAYETEELIPVLDYLDLQKIEYSLEGNTISVPASEYNSLKLNMVRAGLNQERNAGDDILMQDMGFGVSQRLEQERLKLSRERQLAKAIEQMKQVRKAQVLLALPKQSVFVRHNQEASASVFLTLKTGNNLKQQEVDSVVDMVASAVPGMKTSRITVTDQHGRLLSSGSQDPMSAARRKEHELERNQEQALREKIDSILIPILGFGNYTAQVDIQLDFSAVEQTRKRFDPNTPATRSEYTLEDYNNGNTVAGIPGALSNQPPADASIPQDVAQMKDGSMTGQGSVHKEATRNFELDTTISHERKQSGTVNRQTVSVAIKDRQSLNPDTGEVVHTPIPASEINAIRQVLIGTVGFDETRGDLLNVLSMQFAPQVTDVVADVPIWEHPNFNDWVRWFASALVIIVVVLVLVRPAMKKLLNPAADNDDQMYGPDGMPIGADGETSLIGGDIEGGELFEFGSSIDLPNLHKDEDVLKAVRALVANEPELAAQVVKNWMADG, encoded by the coding sequence GTGGCAGATAATAGTCAAACAACAGATTTAACAGTAAGCGATAGCAACGACCACGCCCTCATGGCGAGTTCTGATCTTGATGGAGAAGGGCAGAATCCTGATCTAGGTGAACGCAGTTCATCAAAGTTCGATATGGCTGTGGGTGACCTCGATTTACTTCGTCAAGTGGTCTTGGTTCTTTCTATCTCGATTTGTGTAGCGCTCATTGTAATGCTGTTTTTCTGGGTAAAAGAGCCAGAAATGCGTCCTTTAGGCGCTTACGAAACTGAAGAATTGATCCCCGTTCTGGATTACTTAGATCTGCAAAAGATCGAGTATTCTCTTGAAGGTAATACTATCTCAGTACCAGCGAGTGAGTACAACTCACTGAAGCTTAATATGGTACGAGCTGGGTTGAACCAAGAGCGAAACGCAGGTGATGACATCCTCATGCAAGACATGGGTTTTGGTGTATCACAACGTTTAGAACAAGAACGCCTTAAGTTAAGCCGTGAGAGACAGCTAGCGAAAGCCATTGAACAGATGAAACAGGTGCGTAAAGCTCAGGTTTTATTAGCACTACCAAAGCAAAGTGTTTTTGTGCGTCACAATCAAGAAGCCTCTGCGTCAGTATTCCTTACACTTAAAACTGGAAATAACCTTAAGCAGCAAGAAGTGGATTCTGTTGTGGATATGGTGGCGAGTGCTGTTCCTGGAATGAAAACCTCACGTATCACGGTGACTGATCAGCACGGTCGATTGTTGAGCTCAGGCTCTCAAGACCCAATGTCTGCAGCACGTCGTAAGGAACATGAGTTAGAGCGTAACCAAGAGCAAGCGCTGCGCGAAAAAATTGACTCTATCCTGATACCTATTCTTGGGTTTGGTAACTATACCGCTCAGGTTGATATTCAGCTCGACTTTAGCGCTGTGGAACAAACCAGAAAACGTTTTGACCCGAATACACCAGCAACTCGAAGTGAATATACATTAGAAGACTACAACAACGGTAATACTGTCGCTGGTATTCCTGGTGCTTTGAGTAATCAGCCACCAGCAGATGCTTCTATCCCTCAAGATGTTGCCCAGATGAAAGACGGTTCAATGACGGGCCAAGGTTCAGTTCACAAAGAAGCGACCCGAAATTTTGAGTTAGATACAACCATCAGCCATGAACGTAAACAGAGTGGCACGGTTAATCGTCAGACAGTTTCGGTTGCGATTAAAGACCGTCAATCACTGAATCCAGATACAGGTGAAGTGGTTCACACACCCATCCCAGCAAGTGAAATCAATGCGATTCGTCAGGTGCTGATTGGTACTGTTGGTTTTGATGAAACCCGTGGCGATTTGTTAAACGTACTGAGCATGCAGTTTGCGCCTCAAGTCACTGATGTGGTGGCTGACGTACCTATTTGGGAGCATCCAAACTTTAATGATTGGGTCCGTTGGTTTGCGAGTGCGTTAGTTATTATTGTGGTTGTTCTAGTACTTGTTCGCCCTGCTATGAAGAAACTGCTTAACCCTGCGGCTGATAACGATGATCAAATGTACGGCCCTGACGGTATGCCAATTGGCGCCGATGGCGAAACCAGCTTAATTGGTGGTGATATCGAAGGTGGAGAGCTGTTTGAATTTGGTTCAAGCATTGACTTACCTAACCTTCACAAAGACGAGGACGTGCTGAAAGCAGTACGTGCACTTGTAGCGAATGAACCAGAGCTAGCAGCTCAAGTAGTTAAGAATTGGATGGCAGATGGCTAA
- a CDS encoding sigma-54-dependent transcriptional regulator — MAQSKVLIVEDDEGLREALVDTLALAGYEWLEADCAEDALVKLKSNSVDIVVSDVQMAGMGGLALLRNIKQHWPNLPVLLMTAYANIEDAVAAMKEGAIDYMAKPFAPEVLLNMVSRYAPVKSDDNGDAIVADEKSIKLMMLADKVAKTDANVMILGPSGSGKEVMSRYIHNASSRKDGPFVAINCAAIPDNMLEATLFGYEKGAFTGAIQACPGKFEQAQGGTILLDEISEMDLSLQAKLLRVLQEREVERLGSRKSVKLDVRVLATSNRDLKQYVSEGNFREDLYYRLNVFPISWPPLCERKGDIEPLAKHLVERHCTKLGMPVPAVSDLAINKLVNYPWPGNVRELDNVIQRALILSEQDNISGEHILLEGVDWQDASGLQQIVEGNDVAAPEIKPIAEASPINKLAASSEGLGNELRDQEYAIILETLIACNGRRKDMAEKLGISPRTLRYKLAKMRDAGIDIPN; from the coding sequence ATGGCTCAAAGCAAAGTGTTAATCGTCGAAGATGATGAAGGTCTACGTGAAGCCCTTGTTGATACACTCGCGCTTGCTGGCTATGAATGGCTGGAAGCGGATTGTGCGGAAGATGCTCTGGTCAAATTGAAATCTAACTCCGTTGATATTGTCGTGTCTGACGTTCAAATGGCAGGCATGGGTGGTTTGGCACTGCTAAGAAACATCAAGCAGCATTGGCCAAATTTACCCGTACTGTTAATGACAGCCTATGCCAACATCGAAGATGCTGTGGCGGCAATGAAAGAAGGTGCTATTGATTACATGGCAAAGCCCTTTGCCCCTGAAGTATTGTTGAACATGGTGAGCCGTTACGCGCCCGTTAAGTCGGATGATAATGGCGACGCTATTGTGGCCGATGAAAAAAGTATCAAATTAATGATGTTGGCTGATAAAGTCGCAAAAACCGATGCCAATGTCATGATCTTAGGGCCAAGCGGATCGGGTAAAGAAGTTATGTCTCGCTACATTCACAACGCTTCTAGTCGTAAAGATGGCCCATTTGTTGCGATTAACTGTGCCGCGATTCCAGATAACATGTTGGAAGCGACACTGTTCGGTTATGAAAAAGGTGCATTTACTGGCGCTATTCAGGCCTGTCCAGGTAAATTTGAGCAAGCACAAGGCGGGACGATTCTATTGGATGAGATCAGTGAAATGGATCTTAGCCTACAAGCCAAGCTTTTACGTGTATTGCAAGAGCGCGAAGTGGAACGTTTAGGCAGCCGTAAAAGCGTCAAGTTAGATGTGCGTGTTCTGGCTACCAGTAACCGAGATCTGAAACAGTATGTTTCTGAAGGGAATTTCCGTGAAGATTTATACTACCGACTGAACGTGTTCCCAATTTCTTGGCCGCCACTTTGTGAGCGTAAAGGTGATATTGAGCCATTAGCTAAGCACTTGGTTGAGCGTCATTGCACCAAACTTGGTATGCCTGTACCTGCGGTTTCGGATCTAGCCATCAACAAACTCGTCAATTATCCGTGGCCGGGTAATGTTCGTGAGTTAGATAATGTCATCCAGCGAGCCTTAATCTTGAGCGAGCAAGACAATATTTCTGGTGAGCATATCTTGCTTGAAGGTGTTGATTGGCAAGATGCAAGTGGACTGCAGCAAATTGTGGAAGGTAATGATGTTGCAGCGCCAGAAATTAAGCCGATAGCTGAAGCGAGTCCAATCAATAAACTGGCTGCCAGCAGCGAAGGGTTAGGTAATGAGCTTAGAGATCAAGAGTATGCGATTATTCTTGAAACATTGATTGCATGTAATGGCCGCCGTAAAGACATGGCTGAAAAGTTGGGCATTAGTCCACGCACATTGCGTTATAAGTTAGCAAAAATGCGCGATGCTGGAATAGATATCCCAAACTGA
- the fliG gene encoding flagellar motor switch protein FliG translates to MANEIVPQQAEGGEVLDVASVDIASISGDERAAILLLSLNEEDAAGIIRHLEPKQVQRVGSAMARAADLSQEKVGAVHRAFLDDIQKYTNIGMGSEDFMRNALVAALGEDKANNLVDQILLGTGSKGLDSLKWMDPRQVASIIINEHPQIQTIVLSYLEADQSAEILSQFPERVRLDLMMRIANLEEVQPSALAELNEIMEKQFAGQAGAQAAKIGGLKAAAEIMNYMDNNVEGVLMDQIRDQDEDMATQIQDLMFVFENLIEVDDQGVQRLLRDVPQDILQKALKGADDGLREKIFKNMSKRAADMMRDDIEAMPPVKVSEVEAAQKEILGIARKMADSGEIMLSGGADEFL, encoded by the coding sequence ATGGCTAACGAAATTGTTCCACAACAAGCAGAAGGCGGTGAAGTGCTTGATGTCGCGAGTGTGGATATCGCCTCAATCTCGGGTGATGAACGCGCTGCGATCTTGTTGTTGAGTTTAAACGAAGAAGATGCAGCAGGCATTATTCGTCACTTAGAGCCGAAACAGGTTCAACGTGTGGGTAGTGCGATGGCTCGTGCTGCCGATTTGTCGCAAGAAAAAGTAGGTGCTGTGCACCGTGCTTTCTTGGATGATATTCAAAAGTACACCAATATTGGTATGGGTAGCGAAGACTTCATGCGTAATGCGTTGGTTGCCGCTCTGGGTGAAGATAAGGCAAATAACCTTGTTGACCAGATTCTTCTGGGTACTGGTTCTAAAGGCTTGGATTCTCTTAAGTGGATGGATCCTCGTCAGGTGGCAAGTATCATCATTAACGAGCACCCACAGATTCAAACGATCGTATTGTCCTACTTGGAAGCTGACCAGTCAGCCGAGATTTTGTCGCAGTTCCCTGAACGTGTGCGCTTGGATTTGATGATGCGTATTGCGAACCTTGAAGAAGTCCAACCTTCGGCACTTGCTGAACTGAACGAAATCATGGAGAAACAGTTTGCGGGTCAAGCAGGTGCTCAAGCAGCCAAAATTGGTGGCCTGAAAGCGGCGGCAGAGATCATGAACTACATGGACAACAACGTAGAAGGTGTCTTGATGGATCAAATCCGCGATCAAGACGAAGACATGGCAACACAGATTCAAGATCTTATGTTTGTCTTTGAAAACCTTATTGAAGTCGATGACCAAGGTGTTCAGCGATTGCTGCGTGATGTTCCACAAGACATTCTACAAAAAGCACTTAAAGGTGCCGATGATGGTCTGCGTGAGAAGATCTTCAAGAACATGTCGAAACGTGCTGCTGATATGATGAGAGACGATATTGAGGCGATGCCGCCGGTGAAAGTCTCTGAGGTGGAAGCGGCTCAGAAAGAGATATTGGGTATTGCGAGGAAAATGGCAGACAGTGGCGAAATTATGTTGTCTGGTGGCGCCGACGAGTTCCTTTAA
- the fliE gene encoding flagellar hook-basal body complex protein FliE — protein sequence MRIDGLQGEMQAMMVEAASARPAATGQAVGADFGNMLTQAINNVNSLQKTSGDLQARFDSGDQSVSLSDVMIARNKSSVAFEATIQIRNKLVESYKELMNMPV from the coding sequence ATGAGAATAGATGGTTTACAAGGCGAAATGCAGGCAATGATGGTTGAAGCTGCTAGCGCGCGTCCTGCAGCAACAGGGCAAGCGGTTGGTGCAGATTTTGGCAACATGTTGACGCAAGCCATCAATAATGTGAACTCATTACAAAAGACCTCAGGTGATCTTCAAGCTCGTTTTGATAGTGGAGACCAAAGCGTGTCTCTATCTGACGTGATGATTGCTCGTAATAAATCTAGTGTGGCTTTTGAGGCGACGATCCAAATTAGAAATAAGTTGGTCGAATCGTACAAAGAGCTGATGAATATGCCGGTATAA
- the fliI gene encoding flagellar protein export ATPase FliI — protein MLELANRLSQYKVEGLKSRPIASGKLVRVVGLTLEATGCKAPIGSLCLVETMSGQMEAEVVGFSGDNLFLMPSEQITGILPGARVTPVTTESGIPVGMELLGRVIDGVGNPLDGLGPIYTEQRASFNAEPINPLARKPISEPLDVGLKAINGLLTVGKGQRIGLFAGSGVGKSVTLGMMTRGTTAQVVVVGLIGERGREVKEFIEEILGEDGRKRSVVVAAPADSSPLMRLKGCQTALAVAEYFRDQGLDVLLLMDSLTRFAQAQREIALSVGEPPATKGYPPSVFAKLPALVERAGNGNDEQGSITAFFTVLTEGDDLQDPIADASRAILDGHIVLSREMADAGHYPAIDVEKSVSRVMPQITTEEHVLMSKAVRQVLSICRKNQDLVSIGAYKPGTDPAIDSAFTLKPRLDEYLQQKMKETVPYDMCVNMLKHVLGG, from the coding sequence ATGCTAGAGTTAGCGAACCGTCTTAGCCAATACAAAGTTGAAGGCCTGAAGTCGCGACCGATTGCATCTGGAAAACTGGTACGTGTTGTGGGTCTAACGCTGGAAGCGACTGGCTGTAAAGCCCCAATCGGTAGTTTGTGCCTAGTCGAAACGATGTCTGGTCAGATGGAAGCTGAAGTGGTTGGCTTTTCTGGAGATAACTTATTTTTGATGCCGAGTGAACAAATCACTGGGATATTACCTGGCGCTCGTGTGACCCCCGTAACCACTGAAAGTGGCATTCCTGTCGGAATGGAATTACTTGGCCGAGTGATCGACGGGGTGGGTAACCCACTTGATGGGTTAGGTCCAATTTATACCGAACAACGCGCTTCATTTAACGCTGAGCCAATCAACCCTTTAGCTCGAAAACCTATCTCTGAACCGCTCGATGTCGGCTTGAAGGCCATAAACGGTTTGCTTACGGTAGGAAAAGGTCAGCGTATTGGTCTGTTTGCTGGTTCCGGTGTCGGTAAGTCGGTCACGCTCGGGATGATGACTCGAGGCACAACCGCGCAAGTGGTGGTGGTAGGTCTAATCGGTGAGCGTGGACGAGAAGTTAAAGAATTTATTGAAGAGATTCTTGGCGAAGATGGACGCAAACGATCTGTGGTGGTCGCTGCTCCTGCGGATTCATCGCCACTGATGCGATTGAAAGGTTGCCAAACTGCACTGGCTGTAGCGGAATATTTCCGTGACCAAGGCTTAGATGTACTGTTACTTATGGACTCATTGACTCGTTTTGCTCAAGCACAACGTGAAATTGCTTTGTCTGTGGGTGAACCGCCAGCAACCAAAGGTTATCCGCCATCTGTATTTGCCAAGCTTCCTGCGCTGGTGGAAAGGGCGGGTAATGGTAATGATGAGCAAGGCTCTATCACTGCTTTCTTTACCGTGTTAACCGAAGGCGATGATTTGCAAGATCCGATTGCTGATGCATCGCGAGCGATTTTGGATGGTCACATTGTGTTGTCCCGAGAGATGGCCGATGCGGGCCATTATCCTGCGATTGATGTAGAGAAATCGGTCAGTCGTGTTATGCCTCAAATCACTACTGAAGAACATGTTTTGATGTCGAAAGCAGTCAGACAAGTGTTGTCTATTTGTCGTAAAAACCAAGATTTGGTATCGATTGGCGCCTACAAGCCGGGTACCGATCCAGCTATTGATAGTGCCTTTACCTTGAAGCCAAGGTTGGATGAATACTTGCAGCAGAAGATGAAAGAAACCGTACCATACGACATGTGTGTCAATATGTTGAAACATGTATTAGGTGGTTAG